In uncultured Ilyobacter sp., a genomic segment contains:
- a CDS encoding HAD-IIIA family hydrolase, which yields MREKARRIKIIVLDVDGTLTDGKLYVDNNGVETKAFNAKDGMAIAQGIKYGMKVAIVTGKNSQIVKARAQELGIEEVHQKVSNKIKVLDEILEKYGFTYEETAYMGDDINDIPAIMRAGMSGAPSDSSNDILQMVDFRASSKGGKGAVREFVEYILRENGIWDKVLDDYRSKR from the coding sequence ATGCGTGAAAAAGCGAGAAGAATAAAAATTATAGTTCTAGATGTAGACGGAACCCTTACTGATGGAAAGTTATATGTAGATAACAATGGCGTAGAAACCAAGGCTTTTAATGCCAAGGACGGAATGGCCATAGCTCAGGGGATAAAATATGGAATGAAGGTTGCAATTGTAACAGGTAAAAACTCACAGATAGTAAAAGCCAGAGCTCAGGAACTAGGAATAGAAGAGGTACATCAAAAAGTATCAAATAAAATTAAGGTTTTAGATGAAATACTGGAAAAATATGGATTCACCTATGAGGAAACAGCCTATATGGGAGACGACATAAATGACATTCCAGCTATAATGAGAGCTGGGATGTCAGGTGCACCTTCTGATTCCTCTAACGACATACTACAAATGGTTGACTTTAGGGCCTCTTCTAAGGGGGGGAAAGGAGCTGTAAGAGAATTTGTCGAGTACATTCTGAGAGAGAATGGAATCTGGGATAAGGTTCTAGATGACTATAGAAGCAAAAGATAA
- a CDS encoding phosphatidylglycerophosphatase A, which produces MKKKTVKNLATCFGLGDLPKAPGTFGTLGGIPIYIGLTFIRRFFPNNMVYNSFYFMFLITLFAVAVFVSDICEREIYKEKDPQNVVIDEVLGFLTTLFLVNPVGVVQNIGAIFLGFVIFRILDITKIGPIYKSQMFGHGVGVVLDDFLAGIIGNFIMVCIWSFFF; this is translated from the coding sequence ATGAAGAAAAAAACAGTAAAAAATCTGGCTACATGCTTCGGGCTAGGAGATCTTCCAAAAGCCCCAGGAACCTTTGGAACCCTAGGAGGTATACCGATATATATAGGGCTCACCTTTATCAGGAGGTTTTTCCCAAACAACATGGTATATAATTCTTTTTATTTTATGTTTCTGATAACCCTTTTCGCAGTGGCGGTATTTGTATCTGACATATGTGAGAGGGAGATATACAAGGAGAAGGATCCTCAAAATGTTGTAATAGACGAGGTGCTGGGGTTTTTGACGACACTTTTTCTTGTGAATCCCGTAGGTGTGGTACAGAATATAGGGGCAATATTTTTAGGGTTTGTCATCTTTAGGATACTTGATATAACAAAGATAGGGCCTATATACAAATCACAGATGTTTGGACACGGTGTAGGTGTGGTCTTAGACGACTTTTTGGCGGGAATAATCGGAAACTTTATCATGGTGTGTATCTGGAGTTTTTTCTTTTAG
- a CDS encoding cupin domain-containing protein: MSLGERIKKNRNEKGLSLRDLAGMVDLSASFLSQIEQGKASPSIENLKKIANCLDVRVSYLIEDDEVKKNTDIIRKDERHFIESIDSNTKISLLTSSDIEKNMEPILYEIYPGGESGRDYYTHPGEEFIFILEGTLEIYINDTIHTLDEGDSLYFKSSQKHRFVNNGDKVARALWVVTPPSF, encoded by the coding sequence ATGTCATTAGGAGAAAGAATAAAGAAGAACAGAAATGAAAAGGGATTATCCCTAAGAGATTTAGCAGGGATGGTTGACTTGTCAGCGAGTTTTTTGTCTCAGATAGAGCAGGGGAAAGCTTCTCCATCTATAGAGAATCTTAAAAAAATAGCTAACTGTCTTGATGTAAGAGTCAGCTACCTTATAGAGGATGACGAAGTCAAGAAAAATACTGATATAATCAGAAAAGACGAAAGACATTTTATAGAAAGTATAGACTCTAACACAAAGATATCACTGTTGACATCTTCAGATATCGAAAAAAATATGGAACCTATTCTTTATGAGATATATCCAGGAGGAGAAAGCGGAAGAGACTACTATACTCATCCAGGTGAAGAGTTTATCTTTATTTTAGAGGGAACTTTGGAAATATATATAAATGATACGATACATACACTTGATGAAGGAGATAGCCTTTATTTTAAATCTAGCCAAAAACATAGATTTGTAAATAACGGGGACAAGGTAGCTAGAGCCCTATGGGTTGTGACACCTCCAAGTTTCTAG
- a CDS encoding CinA family nicotinamide mononucleotide deamidase-related protein, producing the protein MKAFIILVGTELLSGMTVDTNSLFMAEELNKYGIEISSKITVGDSIEDIVNAIEFGKSQSDLIIMSGGLGPTMDDLTKEAIAKYLGKELVVDPEDYRELKEKFDRLGIKFLDNNVKEVEKPEGAISFGNGAGMAPGIYIDGIAAFPGIPRELYNLFPKFMDYYAKENGLEDEIYIKDILVWGIPESHLEKRIKSFFDEKDIFYEFLAKDYGIIVRLQAKESLKNLVEKIVEKIYNEIGHNVVGVDGKRVQDSVVSHLKTLGYNISLGESCTGGQIASMLVEVSGVSKVFFEGIVCYSNDSKVNRLGVNPETLKVYGAVSQETAREMLAGLKGDVAIATTGIAGPQGGTKEKPVGTVYIGVRILDEYYIKKYEFKGDRERIRRYSSMTALFKLLKMLEKRVEY; encoded by the coding sequence ATGAAAGCATTTATTATTTTAGTAGGGACAGAGCTTCTAAGTGGTATGACAGTAGATACAAACAGTTTATTTATGGCGGAAGAGCTAAATAAATATGGCATTGAAATATCTTCTAAAATAACCGTAGGGGACAGTATAGAGGATATAGTAAATGCAATAGAATTTGGGAAAAGTCAAAGTGATCTCATAATAATGTCAGGTGGACTTGGACCCACAATGGATGATTTGACCAAGGAGGCCATAGCCAAATATCTAGGAAAAGAACTGGTGGTAGACCCGGAAGATTACAGAGAGCTCAAAGAAAAATTTGATAGGCTAGGAATAAAGTTTCTAGACAATAATGTAAAAGAAGTGGAAAAACCAGAGGGAGCAATAAGCTTTGGAAACGGGGCTGGGATGGCTCCAGGGATATATATAGATGGAATAGCTGCTTTTCCTGGAATACCAAGGGAACTATATAATCTGTTTCCTAAATTTATGGACTACTACGCAAAAGAAAATGGCTTAGAAGACGAGATCTACATAAAGGATATTTTAGTCTGGGGAATTCCAGAATCACATCTGGAAAAAAGAATAAAGAGTTTTTTTGATGAAAAAGATATTTTTTATGAGTTTCTGGCCAAAGACTATGGGATAATAGTGAGACTTCAGGCAAAAGAGAGCTTAAAAAATCTAGTAGAAAAAATAGTGGAAAAAATATATAATGAAATAGGTCATAATGTAGTAGGTGTGGATGGAAAAAGAGTCCAAGACAGTGTAGTGTCTCATCTAAAAACACTAGGTTATAATATTTCTCTTGGAGAATCTTGTACTGGAGGTCAGATAGCTTCTATGCTTGTGGAAGTTTCTGGAGTTTCCAAGGTGTTTTTTGAAGGGATAGTATGCTACAGCAATGATTCAAAGGTCAATAGGCTAGGAGTAAATCCAGAAACACTAAAAGTTTATGGTGCTGTAAGCCAGGAGACAGCCAGAGAGATGCTGGCAGGATTAAAAGGAGATGTTGCCATTGCTACTACTGGAATAGCAGGACCCCAAGGTGGAACTAAGGAGAAGCCGGTAGGAACTGTTTATATAGGGGTTCGTATTTTGGACGAATATTATATAAAAAAATATGAGTTTAAAGGTGATAGGGAAAGAATAAGAAGATATTCATCTATGACCGCTTTATTTAAATTACTTAAAATGCTTGAAAAGAGGGTGGAATACTAA
- a CDS encoding DegV family EDD domain-containing protein, producing the protein MKIEVKVLNVQRLTKLFIASSRWLSKYADVLNDLNVYPVPDGDTGTNMSMTLQSVENELVKLNHEPDMEEFCEIVSEAILLGARGNSGTILSQIIQGFLSGISHTENVTVDDAVVAFKKAKEKAYQSVSEPVEGTILTVIRVVSEEAEKYKGPKDDFILFLAHLKNVADKVVEETPNLLPKLKEAGVVDAGGKGMFYILEGFEKSVTDPEMLKDLERIVQSQSNRRKKLEHSVTSPEKINFKYCTEFIIESGDFDLDKYKSDILNLGDSVVCAQTSKKTKTHIHTNNPGKVLEIAGSIGDLNHIKIENMKIQHRNVLTNDTGYKSEKSTKAKTIFKNENSRPVAYLAVADNLQIGELFINSGASAVLIGGQTQNPSVSDIEKTLDHIKADKIIILPNNKNIISSAKIVAERSSKEITVVETKSMLEGHYILKNKMETLSELVKGVKRNISVEITKAVRDTKSEEMLIKKGDHIALVNGKIMEKSDKVETLIEDVYRAYTSEDTLSVFAVMGKESTEDGNRVLKPALDIRYSDYPGMQDNYSYYIYIENRDPELPEIAVVTDSTSDLSEEFIADSNIDVIPLKIKFESDKYYKDGVDITKEDFWRTVLSKEVVPKTSQPSPGEFKDLYERLFNKGYKKIISIHISSKLSGTQQAAKVARGMLGKEKDIAIVDSKSVTLGLGHMALESARLVKEGHSFDEVLEWIDEAQNKIKVYFVVKELSFLEKGGRIGKASSVIGDVFQIKPVLTIENGEVCTEKKPIGEIGAMRYMEKIIKNESKNGSIILYTGWGGTQDELDSADQLRSIGDKQKKSDYRGRFEIGAAIGSHSGPVYGMVIFPKIR; encoded by the coding sequence ATGAAAATTGAAGTAAAAGTTCTAAATGTACAGAGGCTGACAAAACTATTTATTGCATCTAGCAGATGGCTGTCAAAATATGCCGATGTATTGAATGATCTCAATGTGTATCCTGTCCCAGATGGTGACACGGGAACCAATATGTCAATGACCCTCCAATCTGTGGAAAATGAGCTTGTAAAACTGAATCATGAACCGGATATGGAAGAGTTTTGTGAAATAGTGTCAGAAGCGATACTATTGGGAGCTAGAGGAAATTCTGGTACGATTTTATCTCAGATAATACAAGGTTTTTTATCTGGAATATCACATACAGAAAATGTGACTGTAGATGATGCTGTGGTGGCCTTTAAAAAGGCAAAAGAAAAAGCATATCAGTCGGTGTCGGAACCTGTGGAAGGGACCATACTTACAGTAATAAGGGTAGTTTCTGAAGAAGCTGAAAAGTACAAGGGCCCTAAAGACGACTTTATACTTTTCTTAGCTCATCTAAAAAATGTGGCAGACAAGGTTGTCGAAGAGACTCCAAATCTACTTCCGAAATTAAAGGAAGCCGGTGTGGTAGATGCCGGTGGAAAAGGTATGTTTTATATTTTGGAAGGCTTTGAAAAATCGGTAACAGACCCAGAAATGCTAAAGGACTTGGAGAGAATAGTACAGTCTCAGTCTAACAGACGTAAAAAGTTAGAACACAGTGTAACTTCTCCCGAGAAAATAAATTTCAAATATTGTACAGAGTTTATTATAGAATCTGGGGATTTTGACCTTGATAAATATAAATCTGATATCTTAAATCTAGGTGACTCTGTGGTATGTGCTCAGACCTCTAAAAAAACCAAGACTCACATACATACCAATAACCCAGGAAAAGTTTTAGAGATTGCCGGTAGCATAGGGGATTTGAATCATATAAAAATTGAAAATATGAAGATACAGCACAGAAATGTACTGACAAATGATACAGGGTATAAATCAGAAAAATCAACCAAGGCAAAGACAATATTTAAAAATGAAAATAGCCGTCCAGTTGCTTATTTGGCAGTGGCCGATAACCTTCAGATAGGGGAACTTTTTATAAACAGCGGTGCTTCTGCTGTTTTGATAGGGGGACAGACTCAAAATCCAAGTGTTTCCGACATAGAGAAGACGCTAGATCATATAAAAGCTGATAAAATAATAATACTTCCCAACAACAAAAATATAATCTCATCTGCAAAAATAGTAGCTGAGAGGTCCTCTAAAGAGATCACTGTAGTGGAAACAAAATCAATGCTAGAGGGACACTATATTCTGAAGAATAAGATGGAGACTCTAAGTGAGCTTGTAAAAGGTGTAAAGAGAAATATATCGGTGGAGATCACAAAAGCAGTAAGAGATACAAAATCAGAGGAGATGCTTATAAAAAAAGGGGATCATATAGCCCTGGTAAATGGCAAGATCATGGAAAAATCTGATAAGGTAGAAACCCTTATAGAGGATGTATACAGAGCTTATACTTCAGAAGATACTCTGAGTGTTTTTGCAGTTATGGGAAAAGAATCCACAGAAGATGGGAATAGGGTTTTAAAGCCTGCCTTGGACATAAGGTACTCAGATTATCCTGGGATGCAGGATAATTATTCTTATTATATCTATATAGAGAACAGAGACCCAGAACTTCCGGAAATAGCAGTTGTTACTGATTCGACCTCAGATCTCAGCGAAGAGTTTATTGCTGATTCAAATATCGATGTAATTCCACTTAAAATTAAATTTGAAAGTGATAAGTACTATAAAGATGGTGTAGATATCACCAAAGAGGACTTTTGGAGAACAGTTCTGAGTAAGGAGGTTGTCCCTAAAACTTCCCAGCCTTCTCCTGGAGAGTTTAAGGACCTTTATGAAAGGCTCTTTAATAAGGGATACAAAAAAATTATTTCTATTCATATTTCAAGTAAGTTAAGCGGAACCCAGCAGGCCGCTAAGGTGGCTAGGGGTATGCTAGGCAAAGAAAAAGATATAGCTATCGTAGACTCAAAATCTGTTACTTTAGGGCTAGGACATATGGCCCTAGAATCAGCAAGACTTGTGAAAGAGGGACACAGCTTTGACGAGGTATTGGAATGGATAGATGAGGCTCAGAATAAAATAAAGGTCTATTTTGTGGTGAAAGAACTTTCTTTCTTAGAAAAAGGCGGCAGAATAGGAAAGGCTTCTTCTGTAATAGGAGATGTTTTCCAGATAAAGCCTGTTTTGACAATCGAAAACGGAGAGGTCTGTACTGAGAAAAAGCCTATTGGAGAGATAGGGGCCATGAGATATATGGAAAAAATAATAAAGAATGAATCTAAAAATGGATCAATAATCTTGTACACAGGATGGGGAGGAACTCAGGATGAACTAGACAGCGCTGATCAACTGAGGTCTATAGGAGATAAGCAGAAGAAATCTGACTATAGGGGAAGGTTTGAAATAGGTGCAGCTATAGGTTCTCACAGTGGTCCCGTTTATGGTATGGTTATTTTTCCAAAAATAAGATAG
- a CDS encoding U32 family peptidase, producing the protein MNIVAPAGNMERFYAAVKAGADEIYMGIKGFGARRNAENFTLSEYMEALDYAHERGVRIFLTLNTVMRDKEIEALYENIKALYEQGLDAVIVQDLGLFRFIKDNFPDISIHGSTQMTVANHIEANYLKEIGFSRVVLSRELSFQDIKAVKENTEIELEIFVSGALCISYSGNCYLSSFIGGRSGNRGLCAQPCRKEYTTSKEEKGYFLSPKDQLMGQKEIKKLKDIGIESVKLEGRMKSPYYVFETVNYYRSLIKDMDRSERTSHLFNRGYSKGYFYGDKDGIMNSKYSSDFGKFLGSIEGKEIKISENLILGDGVSYVSKNYEKLGGENVSKIRIKNKSENQKSAQAGDRIIIDKVPQGAKYVYKNYSKSLNDEISREIKQAKKTIDVEGIFYGKVGEKATLELRCKNNRGENISVVKNSEISLEEASKRVIPPEEIKTKISETGETTFSIKDLRINFDGKAFIPLSLIKKMRRDSTEDLRKKLVSSYQRKATGDIKKINYSGSANKDIEFSVIVSNSSQRDAAVRYGIKKIYEKGLDVAKESELEKIDLESRLAWNLYQLLENKNSAVTVNWNMNITNTYALKELGKIPGADTVIISPELSLERIKEIGETGIRKGLMIYGKLKGMFIEIPIFDEDKIVLKNEQGDEFEVVKNSMGNSELYLEKPMNLIPKLKNLMDAGIDELVLSFTDESEEETEKILNSLKTKTGEYNPYNFQRGVY; encoded by the coding sequence ATGAACATAGTGGCTCCAGCAGGAAATATGGAGAGATTTTACGCCGCTGTAAAGGCAGGGGCCGATGAAATATATATGGGTATAAAGGGGTTTGGAGCCAGGAGAAATGCTGAAAACTTTACTCTAAGTGAATATATGGAAGCCCTTGATTATGCCCACGAAAGAGGGGTAAGGATTTTTCTTACTCTGAATACTGTGATGAGAGATAAGGAGATTGAAGCTCTTTATGAAAATATAAAGGCTCTCTACGAGCAAGGATTAGATGCAGTTATAGTACAGGATTTAGGCTTATTTAGATTTATAAAGGATAATTTTCCAGATATTAGTATACACGGAAGTACCCAAATGACTGTTGCTAATCATATAGAGGCCAATTATCTAAAAGAGATTGGGTTTTCAAGGGTTGTTTTATCCAGGGAGCTCTCTTTCCAGGATATAAAGGCAGTAAAGGAAAATACAGAGATAGAGCTTGAAATATTTGTTTCAGGTGCTCTTTGCATCTCTTATTCTGGGAATTGCTATCTGAGCAGCTTTATAGGCGGACGAAGCGGTAACAGAGGCCTTTGTGCCCAGCCATGCAGAAAGGAATATACAACCTCTAAAGAAGAGAAAGGGTATTTCCTCAGTCCTAAGGATCAGCTTATGGGGCAGAAAGAGATAAAAAAATTAAAAGATATAGGGATCGAGTCTGTAAAATTAGAGGGGAGAATGAAGAGCCCTTATTATGTTTTTGAAACTGTGAACTACTATAGAAGTCTCATAAAGGATATGGATAGGAGTGAAAGAACCTCCCATCTGTTTAACAGGGGGTATTCAAAGGGATATTTTTACGGAGATAAGGACGGGATAATGAACTCAAAATATTCCTCTGATTTTGGAAAGTTTCTAGGGAGTATAGAGGGAAAAGAGATAAAAATCAGTGAGAATCTAATACTTGGAGACGGGGTTTCCTATGTATCAAAAAACTATGAGAAACTCGGTGGAGAAAATGTCAGCAAAATAAGAATAAAAAATAAATCAGAAAATCAAAAATCTGCACAGGCAGGAGACAGAATTATAATAGATAAAGTTCCCCAGGGAGCCAAATATGTATATAAAAATTATTCTAAAAGTCTTAATGATGAGATATCAAGAGAGATAAAACAGGCAAAAAAAACCATAGATGTAGAAGGTATATTTTATGGTAAGGTAGGGGAAAAAGCCACATTAGAGCTAAGGTGTAAAAACAATAGGGGAGAAAATATTTCAGTTGTAAAAAACTCAGAAATATCGTTGGAGGAAGCCTCTAAAAGAGTCATTCCTCCTGAAGAAATAAAAACAAAGATCAGTGAAACAGGGGAAACAACTTTTTCTATAAAAGATCTAAGGATAAATTTTGACGGAAAGGCCTTTATACCTCTCAGCCTAATAAAAAAAATGAGACGAGATTCCACAGAAGACCTCAGGAAAAAGTTAGTATCGAGCTACCAGAGGAAAGCTACTGGAGATATAAAAAAGATAAATTACAGCGGCTCAGCTAATAAAGATATAGAGTTTTCGGTAATAGTCTCAAACTCCTCCCAAAGAGATGCAGCTGTGAGATATGGAATCAAAAAAATATATGAAAAAGGTCTAGATGTGGCAAAAGAGTCAGAGCTAGAAAAAATAGATCTAGAAAGCAGATTGGCATGGAATTTGTATCAGCTTCTTGAAAATAAAAATAGCGCCGTAACTGTCAACTGGAATATGAACATAACCAACACCTATGCCCTAAAAGAATTGGGGAAAATACCGGGAGCAGATACTGTGATAATATCCCCTGAACTTAGTCTAGAGAGGATAAAAGAGATAGGTGAAACAGGGATTAGAAAAGGACTCATGATATACGGAAAATTAAAGGGAATGTTTATAGAGATACCTATTTTTGACGAGGACAAAATAGTTCTTAAAAATGAACAGGGAGACGAGTTTGAGGTAGTCAAGAATTCGATGGGAAACAGTGAGTTGTATCTCGAAAAACCCATGAACCTTATACCAAAATTAAAAAATCTGATGGATGCAGGTATAGATGAACTGGTACTTTCCTTTACTGATGAGTCAGAAGAGGAAACAGAAAAGATTTTGAATTCACTAAAAACTAAAACAGGAGAGTACAACCCTTATAATTTTCAAAGAGGAGTTTACTAA
- a CDS encoding diguanylate cyclase, translating into MKKNGLKEFLFKKIVLMVILPMFIISCASIVISVNSIKERIERRNTAVINMLNHFVDHYEELITHVGEVFFMEHIGESEKNNYLKTLVKSYHILEGIQILDLQGLVKYSSKGPEKTGYDMSNFEFVQRVIEGDEYYWSEVMLSSSEGTHEIMLAKRIGENILVGYVDIEELNIILKESLKKTGSKMVVLDSSGNLIFYDIDGMDSERKNEIKYKYISASEDKNSGKVDFIRGKDNITENYGKVEKTGWDILIVEEAGKGFVFVWGFYKEIVLFIAMFTLIIIYISYTAINRLLKDMRKLRDISERVSEGEMPEITEYEISETEELANKFLVMGWVVLEREKNIKEKAAFLQNLLDTIPSPVFYKDKNHVYLGCNKAFAEYIGVKKEDLPGKSVYDVAPEDKGDIYRDADDKLIDSGEDQIYQSQVVDRKGEIKDVKFYKSVFRDLNGEKNGIIGVILDITNLKEAIRTAEKKERMIEILLDTVPLPIYYQDNDGKYINCNKAFEELVGMKKDKIKGNLQESVWGEKLASCSAKRDMDLLKNKEHLKSEYNIIDKNGEARIVVFDKTLFYTEEGEIGGIIGAISDITDIRHMQEELKVLSLKDSLTGIYNRRGFEEMSERIFKESLRNQKSVSIIMIDIDKFKLYNDHYGHQAGDECLKQIAEKLEKSCKRPSDIVARYGGEEFIIFLPDTDIEGARTVAEKIKKNIEDMGIEHVKSRHGGIVTVSIGIAATVPKNEHEMEKLIGRADKMLYQAKELGRNRVEG; encoded by the coding sequence ATGAAGAAAAATGGTTTAAAGGAGTTTTTATTTAAAAAAATAGTTCTCATGGTGATTCTTCCCATGTTTATAATAAGCTGTGCCTCTATAGTGATATCTGTGAACAGTATAAAAGAGAGGATAGAGAGAAGAAATACGGCAGTAATAAATATGTTAAATCATTTTGTGGATCATTATGAAGAATTGATTACCCATGTGGGGGAAGTTTTTTTCATGGAGCATATAGGTGAATCTGAAAAAAATAACTATCTGAAAACTTTGGTAAAGAGTTACCATATTCTAGAAGGAATTCAGATTTTGGATTTACAAGGACTTGTAAAGTATTCCTCAAAGGGTCCTGAAAAAACAGGATACGACATGTCTAACTTTGAATTTGTACAAAGGGTTATAGAGGGAGATGAGTATTACTGGTCAGAGGTTATGCTTTCGTCATCAGAAGGGACTCACGAGATTATGTTAGCTAAAAGAATCGGGGAAAATATTCTTGTGGGATATGTAGATATTGAAGAGCTGAATATTATTTTGAAAGAAAGCCTTAAAAAAACAGGAAGTAAAATGGTCGTACTAGACAGCAGCGGGAATTTAATTTTTTATGATATAGATGGAATGGATTCTGAGAGAAAAAACGAAATCAAATATAAGTATATATCTGCATCGGAGGATAAAAATTCAGGAAAAGTAGATTTTATAAGGGGAAAAGATAATATAACAGAAAACTATGGTAAGGTTGAAAAAACTGGATGGGATATATTGATAGTAGAAGAGGCAGGCAAAGGTTTCGTATTCGTGTGGGGCTTTTATAAAGAGATAGTCCTTTTTATAGCTATGTTTACTTTGATAATAATCTATATCTCTTATACTGCGATTAACAGACTTTTAAAAGATATGAGAAAACTTAGAGATATTTCTGAAAGGGTGTCTGAGGGAGAGATGCCTGAGATAACGGAATATGAAATATCAGAAACTGAAGAACTGGCAAATAAATTTTTAGTTATGGGATGGGTGGTTCTAGAAAGGGAAAAAAATATAAAGGAAAAAGCTGCCTTTCTCCAGAATCTACTAGATACGATACCTAGCCCAGTTTTTTATAAGGATAAAAACCATGTTTACTTGGGTTGTAATAAGGCCTTTGCAGAGTATATAGGAGTAAAAAAAGAGGATCTTCCAGGAAAGTCGGTGTATGATGTAGCTCCTGAGGATAAGGGTGATATATACAGAGATGCAGACGATAAACTCATAGACTCTGGAGAGGATCAGATATATCAGTCACAAGTGGTAGACAGAAAAGGGGAAATAAAGGATGTAAAGTTTTACAAGTCTGTATTTAGAGATCTAAATGGGGAAAAAAATGGAATTATAGGAGTCATACTAGATATAACAAATCTAAAGGAAGCTATAAGAACTGCAGAGAAAAAAGAAAGAATGATAGAGATTCTTTTAGATACTGTGCCGCTCCCTATTTATTACCAGGACAATGACGGGAAATATATAAACTGCAACAAGGCATTTGAAGAGCTTGTGGGAATGAAAAAAGATAAAATTAAAGGTAACTTACAAGAGAGTGTATGGGGAGAAAAGCTGGCAAGTTGTTCAGCCAAAAGGGATATGGACCTTCTCAAGAATAAAGAACATCTGAAGAGCGAATATAATATAATAGATAAAAATGGCGAAGCCAGGATTGTAGTATTTGATAAGACTCTTTTTTATACTGAAGAAGGGGAGATCGGTGGAATAATAGGTGCAATATCAGATATTACAGATATAAGGCATATGCAAGAAGAGCTAAAAGTTTTATCCTTAAAAGACAGTCTGACAGGGATATACAACAGGCGTGGATTTGAAGAGATGTCTGAAAGGATTTTCAAGGAATCTTTGAGAAATCAAAAAAGTGTTTCAATTATTATGATAGATATAGATAAGTTTAAACTGTACAATGACCACTATGGACACCAGGCTGGAGATGAGTGTCTGAAACAGATAGCCGAAAAGCTGGAGAAATCCTGTAAAAGACCTTCGGATATTGTGGCACGTTACGGAGGAGAGGAGTTTATAATTTTCCTGCCGGACACTGATATAGAGGGGGCTAGAACTGTGGCAGAAAAAATAAAGAAAAATATAGAGGACATGGGAATAGAGCATGTGAAATCAAGGCATGGGGGTATAGTTACTGTTAGCATAGGAATAGCCGCAACTGTGCCAAAAAATGAACATGAGATGGAAAAGCTTATTGGCCGGGCAGATAAGATGCTTTATCAGGCAAAAGAGCTAGGAAGAAACAGGGTAGAGGGATAA
- the coaE gene encoding dephospho-CoA kinase (Dephospho-CoA kinase (CoaE) performs the final step in coenzyme A biosynthesis.) codes for MIIGLTGGIASGKSTVSKILDEMGIRVVDADIVAREVMESKEVIKKISDEFGENILDSEGELDRSKLREMVFSSKSRVKILNSIVHPSVIDRFKNEREKSMRTREVLVFDIPLLFEAKMENLCDKVIVVYVDSETQIKRVMERDGSKRETALNIIKNQMSLSEKLEKADIKIKNDGTIEELEKKIKEVFSKF; via the coding sequence ATGATAATCGGTTTGACTGGAGGTATAGCCTCTGGAAAAAGCACAGTGTCTAAAATATTGGATGAGATGGGAATAAGGGTTGTAGACGCAGATATAGTCGCTAGGGAAGTTATGGAGTCAAAAGAAGTGATAAAGAAAATATCAGATGAATTCGGAGAAAATATACTCGATTCAGAGGGGGAATTAGATCGATCAAAGCTGAGGGAGATGGTTTTTTCATCTAAAAGCAGGGTTAAAATATTAAATTCTATAGTTCACCCCTCAGTGATAGATAGATTTAAGAATGAGAGAGAAAAATCAATGAGAACAAGGGAGGTGCTGGTTTTTGATATACCACTTCTTTTTGAAGCCAAGATGGAAAATCTGTGTGACAAGGTAATAGTAGTCTATGTGGACAGTGAAACTCAGATAAAAAGGGTGATGGAAAGAGACGGAAGCAAAAGAGAGACCGCTCTAAACATAATAAAAAACCAGATGTCTTTGTCAGAAAAACTAGAAAAAGCTGATATAAAAATAAAAAATGACGGAACCATCGAAGAACTGGAGAAAAAAATAAAAGAGGTTTTTTCAAAATTTTAA